From the Prochlorococcus sp. MIT 1223 genome, the window AGACAGTGTTGAACCCCATGAACCGCCAAACAAATGCCAATCTTTAATCTTTAAAAAATCTCTTAATTTTTCCATATCATTAACTAAATCTTGAGTCGTGTTTTCTTGCAGTTCTGAATGAGGGATTGATCTACCACATCCTCTTTGATCGAATTGAATAATATCAAATTTTGCGGGATCAAAATATCTCCTATAACTCTTTTGACTTCCCCCACCTGGACCACCATGAACAATTAAAATAGGTATTCCTAAGCAATTGCCACATCTTTCCCAATAAATAGAGTGTAATTCACTTACTTTTAATAAACCCGTTTCCCTTGGATCAATTTCTGGGTATAAAGAAAAATTCATTATTAGAAATTTCTATATAAATAGCAACATCCTTCTTTATTAGAAGTTTCTTATACTGTCAACTTGAGCATCCTGAATAGCTCTTACTGGAAATCTCTTTGCTTGCCGCCAAATTGCCGTAACTATAAGTGCTACAAATGCAATAACAGGAATTAAACTAAGAAATTTTGTAGAGAGAGGATCTGTAGGCAATGACTGCAAAGCCTTAAAAGGAAGATTGACTAAATCTCTTAGGTCAAGAATTTTTATAGTAAAAGAAAGCAAATACAGCATTTCAAAAACCAACTTAATTTCTAAACCTTAGGACAAAAAGTTGATATATTTTTTCTTTAGCAATAAACCATAAACAGCGAAGGCTTTTGGCCCAGGTAAAACACAAAAATAGTTTCCAAAAGAACATGAAAGGAAATCAAAAGTTACCATCCCAAGTCTTTTTAACTTTTATCAAGTTATTCCAATTACTAATATCAATCAGCAAACCAATTGAGAATAATCCAACATCAATATCTCATCAAACCTAATAGTTAAAAGTCTATGGCAAAAAAAAACCTGCCTTATGGCAGGTTTTTTTTGAGATCAAGAGGTCGTGTTTCCTTGTTTCCACTCCTCAGAGGATCTCAGCTCCTCACCCAGGTATTATTACTCATTATTCAGCATTTAGCAACCCCCTCCCCCCTCCTTTTTTTGATCAATCAATCAATTCAAGAATATATATAGATTTTAAAACCACAAAAACGACCTGCCTTGAGAACTTTCTTCTTAGCTCAACTCTTCTGAATAAACATACTTGGCATACTGCAATGATGCCATTGAGTATGAATAGTTTTGACAGCAGCGATTAGGGTCAGGTATTGAATACTGATTCATCAGTGCAAGCTTCTCATCTGCTTTTCCTTCAATCAAATCAATATTTCAAATGTACCGAACAAGGTACTCACAAAAATTGATATTTAATAAGACCCATTCTCATTTCTTTAGCATTACATACTAAAAGCTAAGAAGTCGATTAAACAACGAATCCCATACCTATAAACAAATTAAGAGTGAAAATCCATTTGAACTTTATATCCTTCAAGATACGGATCATCTAAATACTCTTGCTTAGAAAATAACGCGAGAACTACAGCAAAAAGTTTTAATTGTATCTTCCTGAACAACACGAACACACAACTATTAGCTATAAAAGTTCTGTAGCGACAGCTACAAAAACGTTCAACTCGCTACATTTGCGAGCCGCATTACGACTTAAGCCAAGGAACGGGGACTTAGGTCAATATTCGGAGTGAATTCATGACTACTCTTCTTTATCGCGGACATAACTATGTTCAGCACAAAAAACCAGTCGCTCAATCAAACTGCATTGAACTGACCTATAGGCGAGAGCATTACAATACTTGCAGAGATGAAGCCATAAGGGCAATGGATAATCAGCTTGCATATCGCGGTATTAGCTACTCGAAGTAGTAATTAGGATCACAATAAAAAAAGCCCTCTTTAGGAGGGCTTTTTTTATTGTGATCCTAGTTCTTGAGCTTATAGAACAACTCTAAAGGTGATATCAAGTAGACATCAAGACTATATTTATATTTTGAAGAATACTTTTCACTTAATCCTATGGGACAACCTTTAAAGAAAAAACCATGGTTACTTAGGAAAACTGTTTTACCTCAACACACAGATCATGCAGGTATAATGTGGCATGGTTCTTACTTGAACTGGTTAGAAGAGTCAAGAATAAATGCTCTATCTCAAGCGGGGTTGTCTTATTCAAATATTTCTGAAAATGGTTATGAGATGCCAGTTGTTGAAGTAAGCATTAAATATCAGAGCTCGCTAAATCATGGAGATGAAGTTATTCTAAAAAGTTGGCTATTAGATTCAGAAGGAGCCCGTTTACCTTGGAAAACAGTCTTTATCAAAGAGTGTGGCAAGCCTTCAGCGGAGGCAATAGTTCATTTAGTCACCTTAAAACGGATTGACTCAGGTCTTCGTATAGTTAGAAGATTTCCAGATGAAATTTCAAAAGCTCTTGAGAACTTAAGGCAAGGACCGACGAAAGACAGTCTTGATATCTGATTGACCGTATGAATTAACAAAAATCAACTATTGGGAAATAGCCAAGAAAAAATAACTACGCTTTGAGAAGAAATAATTCAAATTCCTTCATCCATGAATTGGGATTCCGCCAAGAAGCATTGTACTGAACGCAATTGGCAATGGACATTGGACCTAATCAACCAAGCTGAACAAGAAATGCAAGAACTAGAACAGAATGTAAAAAGACTAGAGGATCAGCAAAAAGCTCAAAGGTTATATAACGCTTGCAATTTCTAATATATGCCAATACTAATTAAAGCTTTTAGAGATTCAACATGGGGATAGAAGATCCAAAACTTCGTTTTATAGTTCTTATCCTGATTAATTTATTAGTCTTAATTGGATTGAGATATTGGATTTTGAATGGAGAATCTTTTGTATGGTTGTTAAATGGATTACCTTCTGGGTAAAAGGTACTTTAGAAGAGTCGTAACAACCAAAAATATTTTTTCATGTGTAGCAGATATCAACTAACAAGTGATTTTAAAGATTTACCAGACCTTTTAAAGAGAAGCTTGCCTAAAAACCTGGAAGCAAACTACTCGAAACAAAACCTGATCAAACCCGATGCACCTGTACTGGTATTAAAAAATGAAGGCAAGGCAATGACATCAATAATGCTTTGGGGTTTTATTTCAGAGTGGGCAAATGATCCTTTCTCAACCTCAAGACCAAGACCAAGACCATTTAATGCAAGAGCGGAAACTGTTAAAGAGAAAAAATTATTTCGAAACAGCTGGAGACACAAAAGATGTCTTTTACCTGCCAATGGGTTCTTTGAAAAAAAACATCTCATCAGAAGAAAAGATTCTCGGGACTTTTGGTTAGGAGGTATTTGGAGTAAATGGATGTCTCAAGAAGGAAGTGAACTCGAAAGTTGCTGTGTTCTAACAACAACACCAAATAAATTAATTCGGCCACTACATAATCGAATGCCTGTAATCATTCCATATGGATTAGAAGAAGAGTGGATTGAGCCAGTTAAAAGTACAACTGAGCTTCAATCACTCGATTCTCTACTCATGGAGTGGGATCCTGATGACTGGATATCTGAACCAATAAATCAAAAGTTTTCCACTCAATTAACTTTCTTTGAATAAAGCATTGAAAGTTGACCTCTTCAAATAATGTTTATAAAGAGACAAACATATCTCTACAGGTTAGGTATTAAGACTCACCTTGAAAAGTTTTTCTTTAATGCATATTTTTTTTATAACTTGTCCTTGTCTATTAAGCTCAATAGCATTCAACAATCTTACTAATACGGACTATAGAGACACAGTCTCTCCTTGTGAAATCCATCGCACAAATAACAGACAAATACAGTTGATTTTATGCACCCTGACATAGTCACAACCAGTCAAGGGAGTAGTAAAAGAGCTTAACTGAAAAGTATTCTTCTAAGTCTATTGAGAATAGACAACAAAAAGTTTTAATAAGCAATATATAGACATTAGAAAAAGCTTCGTTACTTTTCAAATATCTACACTTCTAGAGTTAATGTGTACCACTAATTTGTGTATCGCCTTTTATGTTCTTACTTTTTGTATCCTTGGATGGTTTGGTGCTTTAGCTTTGATTTTGATTAAAAGCACCAAAGATCAAGGAAATGTCTATGTTGTAGATCCAATAGCGTGTTGGATAAATAGTGAATTAGTCAATCCACTAAACTGTTTTAAAGGTGAAGTAATCAAACCTTTACTCAATGATTTATCTACTGCCGCAAGAGAGTGGAATGCAATTGTTGGATCAAAACCAAAAATGAATTTCTAATCCTTATAAGAAAAC encodes:
- a CDS encoding DUF4278 domain-containing protein; the protein is MTTLLYRGHNYVQHKKPVAQSNCIELTYRREHYNTCRDEAIRAMDNQLAYRGISYSK
- a CDS encoding acyl-CoA thioesterase, coding for MGQPLKKKPWLLRKTVLPQHTDHAGIMWHGSYLNWLEESRINALSQAGLSYSNISENGYEMPVVEVSIKYQSSLNHGDEVILKSWLLDSEGARLPWKTVFIKECGKPSAEAIVHLVTLKRIDSGLRIVRRFPDEISKALENLRQGPTKDSLDI
- a CDS encoding SOS response-associated peptidase, producing the protein MCSRYQLTSDFKDLPDLLKRSLPKNLEANYSKQNLIKPDAPVLVLKNEGKAMTSIMLWGFISEWANDPFSTSRPRPRPFNARAETVKEKKLFRNSWRHKRCLLPANGFFEKKHLIRRKDSRDFWLGGIWSKWMSQEGSELESCCVLTTTPNKLIRPLHNRMPVIIPYGLEEEWIEPVKSTTELQSLDSLLMEWDPDDWISEPINQKFSTQLTFFE